The following is a genomic window from Neurospora crassa OR74A linkage group III, whole genome shotgun sequence.
TGTTGCTAGCTTGCCTGCCGCAATCTTGGCATCAAGGAACGCTTGAGGGGAAACGGCGGGCATCTCGATAGGCGGGCAGCCCTCTACCTTCCAGTGCACCCAATTCTTGTCCCTGCTCAGGACAGTTTCGACCATCCTGTAAAAGTAAGGACCTTCTGGGCCTAGCTTGAGGTAATCGgcaattttcttcttcatgtcTAGCACCCAGTTGGTGTCTTCCTCACTCAACTGTTGATCCGAATGTGATACGGACTTGTTGGGTGCTTTGATGCTGGCGATCTTTTCCTTACCCTTGGGTGAGAGTGAAAGTAGGAACTCCATGATGATCAAGGCTTGAACGAGTACGTTTCGACGTAGGGCAAGATCGCCAATCTGCGTTTTGTTCTTGGTGAGTTAAGGGACATAATAAAGATAGTGAAACAGGGAACGGACCTCGAGTTTAAACAAATCACGACTGGTAAGATACTTTGGGTTAAAACCATTAGCCAACTCGTCATCCTCACCTTCACCACGCTTCCTCTTTAGTGCACGCTTGCTCTCATCGGACTTGTCCTTGGAATCCCTGGAACGTGCGCTTTGATCAACCTTGATGCTCTGGAAGGTGGCCATCGTCGCTTCTAGACCAGACTTGAAGGAGGCAAACTGCGCGGGCTCAAACAACTTCTTTGGCTGATTGAAGCTCTCCTGCAGAGACCAGAAGATAGGGTATAAAGCCTCCAGATCAAGCGCCTTGTCCTGCTGCTTTTTGGCATCTGTAGCTCCGGGCTTGGGAGTTGATCGCTGTTCGCCGGTCTTTTGGGCAGATTCGCCCTGCGTCTCCGTGTCGACATCCATTCTATCGGCAGAAGCATCCTCTGTCTTTGTCGGCTCCTGATCCCATGTGGTAACATTTTCGACGTGGTACTCTCCTCTCAGGTTGACGGAACTTCTATCTCCGAGCGGAAAGCTCTGAAAGAGGTAGATAAACACTCTACCGGAGAACGCTGGATCCAGAGCCCTTGATAGACGTCGAAGAAGCTCATTGCAGGTGCGGAGAATGACCAGCTTCTTTTGACCAAAATGCTTTGCTGTGATGCGCTCTCTGCGGGACTCAAGAAAGTCAAACACCTTGCGACAACCGGCAATAGTCTGACTGTCAAGCAGCTCCTCAACCAGCCACAGAAGCAGGGCGGGATCACATTGCTCGTCATCAGAGAGAATGGACAGGATGTCAAAGAGGTTCCATACTCGGGCAAAATCTGGCGAGTCGATAGAGGTGGTGGCCTGGCGAAGTCAGTCAGCTTGGGCGCAACCTAAGCTGGCAAACTCGGCAGGATCTGAAGTCAAACTCACGATCAGCTTGCTGAACGTATCTCTTACGGCAGTCTCGATGATGGCGTGCCGCTGTGTCCGTTTTGCATCGTTCGCTTCACTAGCTTGGCTGGGGTCCACGCCAAGGGCCTCGTTCAGCTGGGTCTGGAGATCTTGAAAATCGGCCTTGTCGAGAGGAGGTTCGATGGATGCAGTCGGCTTTACTGCTTCTGCGCGTGCCAAGAGGTTTTCGAGAAAGGCCGAAAAGGCGGCGACACCGGGGACGCCGTGGCTCTCAATCACGCTGGAAGGCATCTTTACTCATTGCCTCGCAGCTTATGTCGATACTGAGTGGATTTATGCTATCGATATTAGTTTCGTCGAAGTCGATCGCGCGAGAAGGCTGAACGAAGTGCGAGATGGTTTGGCAAGAGGTGAGTCTAGTGTTGCCAGCAATTCTCTGTGAAGATGATGCTGATATAGCCTAGGGATTGGAGAATGAATGCCTTTGTCCGGTGTAGAAGGTCAGTGAGCCCTGACAGAAAGGGAAAGATCAGCAAACAGCGCTGTTTGTAAGAttggtggaagtggaagtaaagatgggagaaggaaaagagtgAGCATTCAGGTGAAGTTCACTTGTTGTTTACTGAGACAGACACCAGAGATGGGAGCATTACACTACAGTGGAAGCTGTGACAAGGCTAGATGCAAGTGGGTCTTTTGTCCGTGCTTGAGCTGCAAAGGCTCCATTTACAGTCCGATGCTGGATGGCTTGTTTGGTAGCTCGGTACACTAATTCGTGCATGTGGGGTAGGTGTGGATGCGAGGACTGTGATACTCCTGCAAGGCTGTGGGAGCGCTAGAGGTAAGAGGTTCAACTCTGAAAGGTACCTTGCAATTTGCGGTGTACCTACTGCCACTCGAGGTACCTCCCGTCCTGCTCGCAGTTCCTTTGGGAGCTGTAAACGCTAACACAGGTACCTCTAACTTATCGCTGATAGAGATCCCGGCAGTGACCCGTACCGTCACTCTCGCAATTGGAATATCGACTTCCAAATTTCCAAACATACCAGCAACGCGGTTGGACGAATCTCTCGCCCTCTGCACGCGACAACGACTCTCCCACACATTTACCCCAAAATGCCGCCGGCGAAACGAGTAAAAAGCAGCGCGAGTGCAGACAAAGGGCCAGCCGCTGGCTCGGGACGGCCCACAACCCAAGACTTGGAAGGGGACAGCGAGTTTGCCAACCTTGCGCGCCAGCATTGGCTGAAGGCGACAAAACGCGCCGACGACGTCAAAGTCAAGGTCAAGAACGACGTGCTCAAGAGCGAGATCTGGGACGCGCTAGAGAAGGATGGCTTCCCTCTCAAATCTCTGTTGGTGCTGGAAGGCCTACAGACTCTAGAGAGGCATGTATCGCCCTCCCCAAAGAGATGTGTGTACCTTGATGCCTGTCGCTAACTGGCTTATAGCTATCTCTGGCCTGGCTACGGCGAAGATTCATCCAATTACCATGTTCTCTTGATCGTTCTTATAGTCAATGCCAAGCGCAGGGAAAGACTGGACGCATGGGGTAAGTCAATGCTCAGGACATCATATTTCATGGCAATGATGAATAACCAGATACCTGTGCAGGCCTCTTCAATGACCGCCCGGCCGACTTCTCCGACCTCTTCCGCCGTGCCCTGTCCATGACCCTCGACGACTCGTTATCTTGGAGCATTAGGACCCAGGTTCTCCAGTTCATTATCTACGCCTTCGAGAGCTTGGATTGCGCCATTGTCCGGAAGGAATGCGCACCCCTTGTCTCGATATCCATCTGGCACAACCTCTCCACCGAAGAGAAGCGCAACGAGCTACTGGATTCGAATCCACAACTGAGGAAAACCTGGAGGGCATCCGCTAAGCGATATGATGCGGCGGACGACGCAGGGAAAGCCCGTCTGCGATTCGAGAGGGCATGGCTGTACAGCTCCGTCCTGGAGTTCTTCAGGGTTCTTTATACCGAAAACGCCAAACAGGACCAGGTCATGTACTGCGAGCGCTTCCTTGAGTTCCTGATAGATGTCCTCAGCCAACTCCCAACAAGACGCTACGCCAACACCCTGCTCCAAGACCTCCACATCTTGCCAGCTCTGCGCCTGTCGCCCATGTACAACGATGAAGGAAACGGTCTTTTGCGGGATCTTGCCAAGCTGCTCTCGCACTTTGTGTACTTCACGGTCGACGACCAGACAGGAGTGCAGTATAGCAAGACGGAGGCGTACGATCAACACTGCGCCAGGCTCGCGAAGCTACAAAGGACATCCTTAAAACACTTCAAGGACAAACTGACAGTGCTTGCATTGTCTAACTATGGCTCCATCGACAAGAGATCCGACCTCTTCGGGCTGCTGGATGTCTTGACCGACGAAGAGCTCACCGAGCTGGCTCGATTATTAGGCTTGCGAATCAGCTACCCAGAATCTTCTACCTTGGTGGTGGACCGGAGGTTCCTGATGGAGGTGCTATTGTCAACCTTCGAGCGTCACAAGACTTTCCAAGAAGAGGCGGCTGAGCTGAGTGTTCTTCCTACGGAAGAGACGCTCTTTGAGACTGGCCTGAGAAGGACCGATCACTATGATGGCTCGCGGCCTTTGGCGCTGCCAAAAGTGAATCTGCAGTATCTATCAGTTGGAGACTTCCTTTGGCGGTCGCTGACACTCTATCGTTGCGAGGCATTCTACGCTATCCGACAAGATATCGAGGCAGCCTTGGCAAGGCTAAAACCCGAGGCTCGACGCACCGGCGAGACAGTATTCACGGGTTTCTCAAGGATGGCTTTGCCTATCAGCAAGCCAACAATACTCGATGTCGTCCCACCGCTTGTTGGTACTGATGTTCCTTCCACTGTAAAGGCTGAAGTAACCATCGATTTGCGCAGACTAACAGAACATGTTCGTCGTGATTGGGACGCTCTTCGGCCCGATGACGTGCTGTTCCTGGTTGAAGTCAATGCTTCCAAGGCAAAGAATGTTGAAAACGGCGGGGCGCCTCTTAGCGAAGCCGAAAGGTTGGGACTGGTGACTGTCCGTACTGCAGAGGTGATTCAGATAATGGATGACAGAGGTCGTGCGGTCCGCGATGCACAAGCGTACTTTGAGAACCACAATCGGAGCTACGCAAGAAAGATCCAGGTCCGTTTGGACGCTCATGCCTACAAGCGGGACTCGGAGGGGAAGCGGAACGTGTATGATGGAATCAACCTCATCGTCCGTCGCAGCGGTCGTGAGAATAACTTCAAGCCGGTCTTGGAGTCGATTCGGGACCTCACCCTCTCCGAAGTACCACTCGCTCCATGGATGCATGACGTCTTCCTGGGATATGGTGATCCAGCTGGAGCGACTTATAAGAACCTCCCTAATAGGATAAAGAAGTTGGACTACCGCGACACATTCCTAGACTGGCAGCATCTGATCGAGAGCTTGCCCGGTAAGAATGTTGAGCCCAGCGAAGATGTCTCCGGAACCATCAACCCCCCTTTCGTCCTCGAAACAGTTGAGAAGCCGGCCGAAGATGGAGCCTCCAAGCCTTCCAAAAAGAGGAGGCGAGATGCTGAACCTGCTCTTATCTCCGAGATAGAAACAGTGAAGGTTTCATCTTACAAGCCTCCGAACAATGGGCCGTATCCCATTGATGCGCCCAAGCTTAACTCGGTCCGGTTCACACCCAAGCAAGTGGAGGCCATCATCTCTGGCTCCCAACCTGGCCTCACGGTAGTCGTTGGGCCTCCAGGAACAGGCAAGACCGACGTTGCTACCCagatcatcaacaacatttACCACAACTTTCCTGAGCAGAAGACTTTGCTCATAGCACACAGCAACCAGGCCCTGAACCAGCTTTTTGCCAAGATTGTGGCGTTAGACATTGATGAGCGCCATCTTCTACGTCTCGGACATGGTGAGGAGGACTTGGAAACGGAGGGCAGCTTCAGCAAGCACGGACGTGTAGAATCCTTCCTTGAGAACCGTGATCGGTATCTTCTTGAAGTCAATCGTCTCGCTGCCAGTATAGGCGCACCTGGTGCTCACGGAAATTCGGCCGAAACAGCAGGCTATTTCAACAAGGTCTATGTCCAACCCGCATGGGCTAAGTTCAGTGAACTTACGAAGGCTGAAGATGCAACCGCTGAGGACATCGTCAAGGCCTTCCCTTTCCACTACTACTTTGCCGACGCGCCCCAGCCTTTGTTCCCTCCCGATGCTGACGTCGACACTGTTCGGGAGATTGCCAACGGCTGCTACCGCCACATCTCCAAGATCTTTACAGAACTTGCCGATGTTATGCCCTTCGAAATCCTCCGCCGAGATCGCGATAAGGAGAACTACCTCCTTACCAACGAAGCCCGCATTATCGCCATGACAGCCACTCACGCTGCCATGCGGCGTGGTAAAATCGCCTCTCTAGGCTTCCACTACGACAACGTGGTTATGGAGGAAGCTGCTCAGGTCACGGAAATTGAGAACTTCATCCCCTTTGCCATGC
Proteins encoded in this region:
- a CDS encoding THO complex subunit Tho1, translated to MPSSVIESHGVPGVAAFSAFLENLLARAEAVKPTASIEPPLDKADFQDLQTQLNEALGVDPSQASEANDAKRTQRHAIIETAVRDTFSKLIATTSIDSPDFARVWNLFDILSILSDDEQCDPALLLWLVEELLDSQTIAGCRKVFDFLESRRERITAKHFGQKKLVILRTCNELLRRLSRALDPAFSGRVFIYLFQSFPLGDRSSVNLRGEYHVENVTTWDQEPTKTEDASADRMDVDTETQGESAQKTGEQRSTPKPGATDAKKQQDKALDLEALYPIFWSLQESFNQPKKLFEPAQFASFKSGLEATMATFQSIKVDQSARSRDSKDKSDESKRALKRKRGEGEDDELANGFNPKYLTSRDLFKLEIGDLALRRNVLVQALIIMEFLLSLSPKGKEKIASIKAPNKSVSHSDQQLSEEDTNWVLDMKKKIADYLKLGPEGPYFYRMVETVLSRDKNWVHWKVEGCPPIEMPAVSPQAFLDAKIAAGKLATAKKMRDAPMGSMNWDFLQDEDPDEAWKKLENPERYQQPDLKTLERKLEDAKFDIEMARDPKEKQRAIEAKNSLTWVALRVASRSKLAMFDDIDSDDNIDVIFQDKPKPKEPEPQEAEDSTAAADAVFPDDRKPIVVVDVSRTSKLSVAKRLASQHPGVFTRVPAHITRKPQEGEKEGQDYYFVDTQTFNMMRDGDQLIEFTEGDYSQGTSRKHIQAVSEAGKVAIMEMSHDSAQQVKDWDFSARFICIEPPSPEILEAQLRETGSGLEGNEDQIQAILKDAAELAKQQKSPDFYESVIDGGDDWTALEVAVYGKAITTTNSNGSTEEDNENREPENGDVSMSAGEGASKEEPAATTTAGGNDDDVQMTDAASAPET
- a CDS encoding DEAD helicase superfamily protein, producing the protein MPPAKRVKSSASADKGPAAGSGRPTTQDLEGDSEFANLARQHWLKATKRADDVKVKVKNDVLKSEIWDALEKDGFPLKSLLVLEGLQTLESYLWPGYGEDSSNYHVLLIVLIVNAKRRERLDAWGLFNDRPADFSDLFRRALSMTLDDSLSWSIRTQVLQFIIYAFESLDCAIVRKECAPLVSISIWHNLSTEEKRNELLDSNPQLRKTWRASAKRYDAADDAGKARLRFERAWLYSSVLEFFRVLYTENAKQDQVMYCERFLEFLIDVLSQLPTRRYANTLLQDLHILPALRLSPMYNDEGNGLLRDLAKLLSHFVYFTVDDQTGVQYSKTEAYDQHCARLAKLQRTSLKHFKDKLTVLALSNYGSIDKRSDLFGLLDVLTDEELTELARLLGLRISYPESSTLVVDRRFLMEVLLSTFERHKTFQEEAAELSVLPTEETLFETGLRRTDHYDGSRPLALPKVNLQYLSVGDFLWRSLTLYRCEAFYAIRQDIEAALARLKPEARRTGETVFTGFSRMALPISKPTILDVVPPLVGTDVPSTVKAEVTIDLRRLTEHVRRDWDALRPDDVLFLVEVNASKAKNVENGGAPLSEAERLGLVTVRTAEVIQIMDDRGRAVRDAQAYFENHNRSYARKIQVRLDAHAYKRDSEGKRNVYDGINLIVRRSGRENNFKPVLESIRDLTLSEVPLAPWMHDVFLGYGDPAGATYKNLPNRIKKLDYRDTFLDWQHLIESLPGKNVEPSEDVSGTINPPFVLETVEKPAEDGASKPSKKRRRDAEPALISEIETVKVSSYKPPNNGPYPIDAPKLNSVRFTPKQVEAIISGSQPGLTVVVGPPGTGKTDVATQIINNIYHNFPEQKTLLIAHSNQALNQLFAKIVALDIDERHLLRLGHGEEDLETEGSFSKHGRVESFLENRDRYLLEVNRLAASIGAPGAHGNSAETAGYFNKVYVQPAWAKFSELTKAEDATAEDIVKAFPFHYYFADAPQPLFPPDADVDTVREIANGCYRHISKIFTELADVMPFEILRRDRDKENYLLTNEARIIAMTATHAAMRRGKIASLGFHYDNVVMEEAAQVTEIENFIPFAMQKPKDGKVPLQRIVLCGDHYQNSPVIQSLAFRHYANLEQSLFSRLVRLGVPTINLDLQGRARPSISSLYKWRYPSLNDLPHTMSATEFLTANAGFRYDYQFIDVPDYKGQGESEPTPHFIQNLGEAEYAVAIFMYMRLLGYPAEKISILATYAGQRALIKDVLGHRCAKNPIFGMPRIVTTVDKYQGEQNDYIILSLTRTSRVGYLRDIRRLTVALSRARLGLYILGRRSVFESCYELREAFELLLQRPDKLTLVTGELWPSQRVLADEVGKEGLEGETVMEGVEHLGQYVFEMTKTRIEQLKEEGKQLPAPGESEAQVEVMAAEGEEGAEVVELAQPDEEEEEAVRVEGFEAEEE